The following proteins come from a genomic window of Nocardioides albertanoniae:
- the miaB gene encoding tRNA (N6-isopentenyl adenosine(37)-C2)-methylthiotransferase MiaB: MTVSTASSSASARTYEVRTYGCQMNVHDSERLSGLLEDAGYQRASEGAQADVVVFNTCAVRENADNKLYGNLSHLAPIKEANPDLQIAVGGCLAQKDRDTITAKAPYVDVVFGTHNIGSLPVLLERARVQDEAQVEILESLDVFPSTLPTKRESAYAAWVSISVGCNNTCTFCIVPSLRGKEKDRRPGEILAEIEALVAEGVTEVTLLGQNVNAYGVEFADRQAFSKLLRACGDIEGLERVRFTSPHPAEFTDDVIEAMAETPNVMPSLHMPLQSGSDRVLKAMRRSYRSTKFLGIIERVRAAIPHAAITTDIIVGFPGETEEDFQGTLDVVRESRFASAFTFQYSKRPGTPAAALPDQVSPEVVKDRYGRLVDLVNEIAHEENQKNVGRTLELMVAEGEGRKDSETHRLSGRAPDNRLVHFSSAGADGVRPGDMVKVEITYAAPHHLVADNPVLEVRRTRSGDAWEARQGRAEADTASVGLGMPSIGVPAPLPPAPACG; the protein is encoded by the coding sequence ATGACCGTGTCCACCGCCTCGAGCTCAGCGTCGGCCCGTACGTACGAAGTCCGCACCTACGGCTGCCAGATGAACGTCCACGATTCCGAGCGCCTCTCCGGGCTGCTCGAAGATGCGGGCTATCAGCGGGCGAGCGAGGGTGCGCAGGCCGACGTGGTCGTCTTCAACACCTGCGCCGTGCGGGAGAACGCCGACAACAAGCTCTACGGCAACCTCTCCCACCTGGCCCCGATCAAGGAGGCCAACCCCGACCTCCAGATCGCCGTCGGCGGCTGCCTCGCGCAGAAGGACCGCGACACGATCACCGCCAAGGCGCCCTACGTCGACGTCGTCTTCGGCACGCACAACATCGGCTCGCTCCCGGTGCTGCTCGAGCGTGCGCGCGTGCAGGACGAGGCGCAGGTCGAGATCCTCGAGTCGCTCGACGTCTTCCCCTCGACGCTGCCCACGAAGCGCGAGTCCGCGTACGCCGCGTGGGTCTCGATCTCCGTGGGCTGCAACAACACCTGCACCTTCTGCATCGTGCCGTCGCTGCGGGGCAAGGAGAAGGACCGCCGCCCCGGCGAGATCCTCGCCGAGATCGAGGCGCTGGTCGCCGAGGGCGTCACCGAGGTGACGCTGCTGGGCCAGAACGTCAACGCCTACGGCGTCGAGTTCGCCGACCGGCAGGCCTTCTCCAAGCTGCTGCGGGCGTGCGGTGACATCGAAGGTCTCGAGCGCGTCCGGTTCACGTCGCCTCACCCGGCAGAGTTCACCGACGACGTCATCGAGGCGATGGCCGAGACGCCCAACGTGATGCCGTCGCTGCACATGCCGCTGCAGTCCGGGTCCGACAGGGTGCTGAAGGCGATGCGTCGCTCCTACCGGTCGACCAAGTTCCTCGGCATCATCGAGCGCGTGCGCGCGGCCATCCCGCACGCCGCGATCACCACCGACATCATCGTCGGGTTCCCGGGGGAGACCGAGGAAGACTTCCAGGGCACCCTCGACGTGGTGCGTGAGTCGCGCTTCGCCTCGGCCTTCACCTTCCAATACTCCAAGCGCCCCGGCACCCCGGCCGCCGCCCTCCCCGACCAGGTCTCGCCCGAGGTGGTCAAGGACCGCTACGGCCGTCTCGTCGACCTCGTCAACGAGATCGCCCACGAGGAGAACCAGAAGAACGTCGGACGCACGCTGGAGCTCATGGTGGCCGAGGGCGAGGGCCGCAAGGACTCCGAGACCCACCGGCTCTCCGGCCGCGCTCCCGACAACCGGCTGGTGCACTTCAGCTCCGCTGGTGCCGACGGCGTACGCCCCGGCGACATGGTCAAGGTCGAGATCACCTACGCGGCGCCGCACCACCTGGTCGCCGACAACCCCGTGCTCGAGGTACGCCGCACGCGTTCGGGCGACGCCTGGGAGGCCCGCCAGGGGCGAGCCGAGGCCGACACCGCCTCGGTCGGTCTGGGCATGCCGTCGATCGGTGTGCCGGCACCGCTGCCGCCCGCGCCGGCGTGCGGCTGA
- a CDS encoding amino acid ABC transporter ATP-binding protein has product MTVLDTEPTSAPSGDALVVLDHVDKHYGDLHVLQDINLEIKRGEVVVVIGPSGSGKSTLCRTINRLETIDSGTIKLDGKELPAEGKGLAKLRAEVGMVFQSFNLFAHKTILQNVTLGPMKVRKLKKPDAEAEATKLLDRVGVGPQASKYPAQLSGGQQQRVAIARALAMKPQVMLFDEPTSALDPEMVKEVLDVMVSLAKEGMTMIVVTHEMGFARIAADRVVFMADGQIVESNTPNEFFDNPKSDRAKDFLGKILKH; this is encoded by the coding sequence ATGACCGTGCTTGACACAGAACCCACCAGCGCACCTTCCGGAGACGCTTTGGTGGTGCTCGACCATGTCGACAAGCACTACGGCGATCTGCACGTGCTCCAGGACATCAACCTGGAGATCAAGCGGGGCGAGGTCGTCGTGGTGATCGGACCCTCCGGCTCCGGCAAGTCGACGCTGTGCCGCACGATCAACCGCCTGGAGACGATCGACTCCGGCACGATCAAGCTCGACGGCAAGGAGCTGCCCGCGGAGGGCAAGGGCCTGGCCAAGCTGCGCGCCGAGGTCGGCATGGTCTTCCAGAGCTTCAACCTCTTCGCCCACAAGACGATCCTGCAGAACGTCACGCTGGGTCCGATGAAGGTGCGCAAGCTGAAGAAGCCCGACGCCGAGGCCGAGGCGACGAAGCTGCTCGACCGCGTCGGCGTCGGGCCCCAGGCCTCGAAGTACCCCGCGCAGCTCTCCGGCGGTCAGCAGCAGCGCGTCGCGATCGCGCGGGCGCTGGCGATGAAGCCGCAGGTGATGCTCTTCGACGAGCCCACCTCCGCCCTCGACCCGGAGATGGTCAAGGAGGTGCTTGACGTCATGGTCAGCCTCGCAAAGGAGGGCATGACGATGATCGTCGTCACCCACGAGATGGGTTTTGCCCGCATCGCCGCCGACCGCGTCGTCTTCATGGCCGACGGCCAGATCGTCGAGTCGAACACCCCCAACGAGTTCTTCGACAACCCGAAGTCCGACCGCGCCAAAGACTTCCTCGGCAAGATCCTCAAGCACTGA
- a CDS encoding glutamate ABC transporter substrate-binding protein, giving the protein MKFKKIAAVVGALALAGSLAACGGSDSGSDAGGDKIKIGIKYDQPGLGFKKADGTYAGFDVDMAKYIAKGLGYDEDQIQWEEAVSANRETFLKDGSVDMILATYSITDERKAEVDFAGPYYVAGQDLLIRADDSSIKGPEDMKGKKICSVTGSTSAQTVKDKYGAVPQEFDSYSKCITALQGGQIDALTTDDIILAGYAEEFPDEFKIVGQPFTEENYGVGLPKGSKDRDKINDLIEKSFEDGAWEKAFNDNLGKSGYELPAPPKVDRY; this is encoded by the coding sequence ATGAAGTTCAAGAAGATCGCCGCGGTCGTGGGCGCCCTCGCGCTCGCCGGCTCGCTCGCTGCCTGCGGCGGCAGCGACTCCGGCTCCGACGCCGGTGGCGACAAGATCAAGATCGGCATCAAGTACGACCAGCCCGGTCTCGGCTTCAAGAAGGCCGACGGCACCTATGCCGGCTTCGACGTCGACATGGCGAAGTACATCGCCAAGGGTCTTGGCTACGACGAGGACCAGATCCAGTGGGAGGAAGCGGTCTCCGCCAACCGCGAGACGTTCCTCAAGGACGGCAGCGTCGACATGATCCTGGCGACCTACTCGATCACCGACGAGCGCAAGGCCGAGGTCGACTTCGCCGGTCCTTACTACGTCGCCGGCCAAGACCTCCTGATTCGCGCGGACGACTCCTCGATCAAGGGCCCGGAGGACATGAAGGGCAAGAAGATCTGCTCGGTCACCGGTTCGACCTCCGCGCAGACGGTCAAGGACAAGTACGGCGCAGTGCCGCAGGAGTTCGACTCCTACAGCAAGTGCATCACCGCGCTCCAGGGTGGCCAGATCGACGCACTGACCACCGACGACATCATCCTCGCGGGTTACGCTGAGGAGTTCCCCGACGAGTTCAAGATCGTCGGTCAGCCCTTCACCGAGGAGAACTACGGTGTCGGCCTGCCCAAGGGCAGCAAGGACCGCGACAAGATCAACGACCTGATCGAGAAGTCCTTCGAGGACGGCGCCTGGGAGAAGGCCTTCAACGACAACCTCGGCAAGTCCGGCTACGAGCTTCCGGCGCCGCCGAAGGTCGACCGCTACTGA
- a CDS encoding amino acid ABC transporter permease, which yields MDLFSEYGSAILEAFGLTLRLAVFSGIFALLLGVVLAVFRVSPVPVLRWVGAAVVYTFRNTPLTLVMFFALFGLFYQLKLGASQEDPLNEQNFQLAVLALSIYTSTFICEVLRSGINTVPLGQAEAARAIGLTFTQNLRLIVLPQALRSVLNPLASVLIAMIKNTTVAVTIGVVTATGVNEASGQMRTMMENEADQIVLIFIIFSIGFMIMTLPVGFLAGWASKKFAVIR from the coding sequence ATGGACCTCTTCTCCGAGTATGGGTCTGCCATCCTCGAAGCGTTCGGGCTGACCCTGAGACTCGCCGTCTTCAGCGGCATCTTCGCACTGCTGCTCGGCGTCGTGCTCGCCGTCTTCCGGGTCTCCCCGGTTCCGGTACTTCGCTGGGTCGGCGCCGCGGTCGTCTACACGTTCCGCAACACGCCACTGACGCTGGTGATGTTCTTTGCTCTCTTCGGGCTCTTCTACCAGCTCAAGTTGGGCGCGAGCCAGGAAGATCCTCTCAACGAGCAGAACTTCCAGCTCGCGGTCTTGGCGCTTTCGATCTACACCTCCACGTTCATCTGCGAGGTGCTGCGCTCCGGGATCAACACCGTGCCGCTCGGACAGGCTGAAGCGGCTCGGGCAATCGGCCTCACCTTCACTCAGAACCTCCGGCTGATCGTCCTCCCGCAAGCGCTGCGGTCGGTGCTCAACCCGTTGGCCAGCGTCTTGATCGCGATGATCAAGAACACCACCGTGGCCGTCACGATCGGCGTCGTCACGGCAACGGGCGTCAACGAAGCCTCCGGCCAGATGCGAACGATGATGGAGAACGAGGCAGACCAGATCGTGCTGATCTTCATCATCTTCTCGATCGGATTCATGATCATGACCCTGCCTGTCGGCTTCCTCGCCGGTTGGGCCTCCAAGAAATTCGCGGTGATCCGATGA
- a CDS encoding amino acid ABC transporter permease: MSASVLYDAPGPRAKALNWVYSGVALAILGYVAWLVYSKFEETGQWEGEKWTPFLDADVWNNLLIPGLIGTLSAFALGSLLALAFGFVFAVGRLSERKIISIPCGVVVEFFRSIPMLLLMFFIYFMQPSLGIVPTSIFWAVVLGLMLYNGSVIAEIIRAGVHALPKGQTEAGSAVGLTSGQVMRTILLPQAVRSMLPAIIAQLVVLLKDTALGYVLGYSELLSQVKQLDGNFHNLIPAAIVVALIYIILNTILGLVANWIEGRTRRVGHTAGPVGAADDPEVQTAPATGMSGTV; this comes from the coding sequence ATGAGTGCCTCAGTTCTCTATGACGCTCCCGGGCCACGCGCCAAGGCACTCAACTGGGTCTACTCCGGGGTCGCACTGGCCATACTTGGATACGTCGCGTGGCTTGTGTACTCCAAGTTCGAGGAGACCGGGCAGTGGGAAGGCGAGAAGTGGACGCCGTTCCTGGACGCCGACGTGTGGAACAACCTTCTGATCCCGGGGCTGATAGGCACACTGAGCGCCTTTGCGCTCGGCTCGCTGCTCGCGTTGGCCTTCGGGTTCGTCTTCGCCGTCGGGCGACTCTCGGAGCGGAAGATCATCAGCATCCCGTGCGGCGTCGTCGTCGAGTTCTTCCGCTCGATCCCGATGTTGCTGCTGATGTTCTTCATCTACTTCATGCAGCCGTCACTCGGCATCGTACCGACCAGCATCTTCTGGGCTGTCGTGCTCGGTCTGATGCTCTACAACGGCTCGGTCATCGCGGAGATCATCCGCGCCGGCGTACACGCACTTCCGAAGGGGCAGACCGAGGCGGGTTCCGCTGTCGGCCTCACCTCGGGTCAGGTGATGCGTACGATCCTGCTTCCGCAGGCGGTTCGGTCGATGCTGCCGGCGATCATCGCCCAGCTCGTGGTGCTCCTCAAGGACACCGCGCTGGGTTATGTGCTCGGCTACAGCGAGCTGCTCAGCCAGGTCAAGCAGTTGGATGGAAACTTCCACAACCTGATCCCGGCGGCGATCGTGGTCGCTCTCATCTACATCATCCTGAATACGATCCTCGGCCTGGTGGCCAACTGGATCGAGGGACGTACGCGACGAGTAGGCCACACCGCGGGCCCGGTCGGTGCCGCGGATGACCCCGAGGTGCAGACCGCTCCTGCGACGGGCATGTCCGGCACCGTCTGA
- a CDS encoding hotdog fold domain-containing protein has translation MSQLYDLWKSFNRVPVVGKRAFSVAFAKKAPYFGSIHPLVNQLRPNYAEVIVPNRKGNHNHIGTVHAIALCNGLEMAMGALAEVTIPRDKRWIPKGMTVSYTAKASTDITCIAETDQEQWDTADGDLAVRVKGVREDGTVAIEGTINLWVTPKKK, from the coding sequence ATGAGCCAGCTCTACGACCTCTGGAAGTCCTTCAACCGCGTGCCGGTTGTGGGCAAGCGAGCATTCTCGGTCGCGTTCGCGAAGAAGGCGCCCTACTTCGGCAGCATTCACCCGCTGGTCAACCAGCTGCGGCCGAACTACGCCGAGGTCATCGTGCCCAACCGCAAGGGCAACCACAACCACATCGGCACCGTGCACGCCATCGCGCTGTGCAACGGCCTCGAGATGGCGATGGGCGCGCTCGCGGAGGTCACCATCCCGCGCGACAAGCGCTGGATCCCCAAGGGCATGACCGTCTCCTACACCGCCAAGGCGTCCACCGACATCACCTGCATCGCGGAGACCGACCAGGAGCAGTGGGACACCGCCGACGGCGACCTCGCCGTGCGCGTCAAGGGCGTCCGCGAGGACGGCACCGTCGCCATCGAGGGCACCATCAACCTCTGGGTGACCCCGAAGAAGAAGTAA